Proteins found in one Terriglobia bacterium genomic segment:
- the menA gene encoding 1,4-dihydroxy-2-naphthoate octaprenyltransferase, with the protein MARVSARVWLLAARPKTLTASVAPVTVGTALATAFGPRPISLHLPALALLSAISIQIGTNLVNDASDFTRGADADGRLGPLRVAQGGLATPGQVMAAAAVFFALAACLAVPLVVAGGIPVLVIGLLSVAAGYAYTAGPLPLAYVGLGEAFVLLFFGFAAVEGTCLVLARSTLPPWSEVASLQVGLQSATLLAINNLRDVEGDLAAGKRTLAARFGIPFARAEIAVTVLAPFVLGGAWLAAGRPWAAALPLALLPLAISLVVGAAREPPSPRFNPLLARSALLQLAFAVLLAIGLSIPGR; encoded by the coding sequence TTGGCAAGAGTGTCCGCTCGTGTGTGGCTCCTCGCCGCGCGCCCGAAGACGCTGACCGCGAGCGTCGCCCCCGTGACGGTCGGCACGGCGCTCGCGACGGCCTTTGGGCCGCGCCCGATCTCGCTCCACCTCCCGGCCCTCGCGCTGCTCTCCGCGATCTCTATCCAGATCGGCACGAACCTCGTCAACGACGCGTCGGATTTCACGAGGGGAGCCGACGCCGACGGGCGGCTCGGACCGCTGCGCGTCGCGCAGGGCGGGCTCGCGACGCCCGGACAGGTCATGGCGGCGGCGGCGGTCTTCTTCGCGCTCGCGGCGTGCCTCGCCGTCCCGCTGGTCGTCGCGGGAGGGATCCCGGTGCTCGTCATCGGGCTCCTCTCGGTCGCCGCCGGCTACGCCTACACCGCCGGCCCGCTCCCCCTCGCGTACGTCGGCCTCGGCGAGGCGTTCGTGCTCCTGTTCTTCGGCTTCGCCGCGGTGGAGGGGACGTGCCTCGTGCTCGCGCGATCGACGCTGCCGCCGTGGTCCGAGGTGGCGTCGCTCCAGGTGGGGCTCCAGAGCGCGACGCTGCTCGCCATCAACAACCTCCGCGACGTCGAGGGAGACCTCGCCGCGGGGAAGCGCACGCTCGCGGCCCGATTCGGGATTCCGTTCGCCCGGGCGGAGATCGCGGTCACGGTGCTGGCGCCGTTCGTCCTCGGCGGGGCGTGGCTCGCGGCGGGCCGCCCTTGGGCGGCGGCGCTCCCGCTCGCCCTGCTCCCGCTCGCGATCTCGCTCGTGGTCGGCGCGGCGAGAGAGCCCCCGAGCCCACGATTCAACCCGCTCCTCGCGCGGAGCGCGCTCCTCCAGCTCGCCTTCGCGGTGCTCCTCGCGATCGGGCTCTCGATCCCGGGGAGGTGA
- a CDS encoding AMP-binding protein — protein sequence MKLGSHFDAETRFDWLDREPAVVANPEWALRRPGDLAAAKRALPRLEAHVWVATSGTSGRSAGARWVALSKEAFLASASAVNAHLDSRSHDVWVHALPLFHVGGLGILARASLSGARVVAGIEERWDPGTFAERAAAAGATLTALVPAQVHDLVSAEIPSPPAIRAVVVGGDRLDPALWRAAKSLGWPCLPSYGMTETCSQVATAPLASIEAPGPPSALAALPHAEIRCGEEGRIEIRATSLLTAYAEIEGDAVRAWDPKRDGWLETDDLGRVAGGSVEVWGRAGEAVKVLGEIVLLPRVESRLEGWTAGDPWLRERVLDVALVARPDPRLGHELTLVVASGDPALAAPPALDRLARSLREFARAELLPFERPRRVVFLDRIPRNELGKKRRDALALEVGLHTGLDV from the coding sequence GTGAAGCTCGGCTCCCACTTCGACGCCGAGACTCGATTCGACTGGCTCGACCGCGAGCCGGCCGTCGTCGCGAACCCCGAGTGGGCGCTCCGGCGCCCCGGCGATCTCGCGGCCGCGAAGCGCGCCCTGCCGAGGCTCGAGGCGCACGTGTGGGTCGCGACCTCCGGCACCTCGGGCCGGTCCGCGGGCGCCCGTTGGGTCGCGCTCTCGAAGGAGGCCTTCCTCGCCTCGGCGAGCGCGGTCAACGCACACCTCGACTCGCGCTCGCACGACGTGTGGGTCCACGCCCTCCCGCTCTTCCACGTCGGCGGGCTCGGCATTCTCGCGCGGGCCTCGCTGTCGGGAGCGCGGGTCGTCGCGGGGATCGAGGAGCGCTGGGACCCCGGGACCTTCGCGGAGCGCGCCGCGGCGGCCGGAGCCACGCTGACGGCGCTCGTCCCGGCCCAGGTCCACGACCTCGTATCGGCGGAGATCCCCTCGCCGCCGGCGATCCGGGCCGTCGTCGTCGGAGGCGACCGGCTCGATCCCGCGCTCTGGCGGGCCGCGAAGTCGCTGGGCTGGCCGTGCCTCCCGAGCTACGGGATGACCGAGACCTGCTCGCAGGTCGCGACCGCACCCCTCGCGTCGATCGAGGCACCCGGTCCGCCGTCCGCCCTTGCCGCGCTGCCGCACGCCGAGATCCGGTGCGGAGAGGAAGGGAGAATCGAGATTCGCGCCACGTCGCTCCTGACGGCCTACGCGGAAATCGAGGGCGACGCGGTCCGGGCATGGGACCCGAAGCGCGACGGATGGCTCGAGACGGACGATCTCGGCCGCGTGGCCGGCGGCTCCGTCGAGGTGTGGGGCCGGGCCGGCGAGGCGGTCAAGGTCCTGGGGGAGATCGTCCTCCTCCCTCGGGTGGAGTCGCGCCTCGAGGGATGGACCGCCGGCGACCCGTGGCTCAGGGAGAGGGTTCTCGACGTGGCCCTCGTCGCGAGACCCGATCCGAGGCTCGGCCACGAGCTGACGCTCGTGGTCGCGTCCGGCGACCCGGCGCTCGCCGCGCCCCCCGCGCTCGATCGTCTGGCGCGCTCCCTGCGGGAGTTCGCGAGAGCCGAGCTGCTCCCGTTCGAGCGGCCGCGGCGCGTCGTCTTCCTCGACCGGATCCCGAGGAACGAGCTCGGCAAGAAGCGCCGGGACGCGCTAGCGCTCGAAGTGGGCCTCCATACGGGCCTTGATGTCTGA
- a CDS encoding thioesterase family protein has product MYRRPVTIHFDQADPAGVLFFARLLEVAHRVYEGFVTDELGTSWASWFRDASVAVPIRRAEAIFEQPLRPGRSYDAEIRITKIGESSFEVTTQFFDMEQGEPKRCAETRVTHVFADLVRGAKVPIPSDIKARMEAHFER; this is encoded by the coding sequence ATGTATCGACGACCGGTGACGATCCACTTCGACCAGGCCGACCCGGCCGGGGTTCTCTTCTTCGCGCGGCTCCTCGAGGTCGCGCACCGCGTCTACGAGGGGTTCGTGACCGACGAGCTCGGCACCTCGTGGGCGAGCTGGTTCCGGGACGCGAGCGTCGCGGTGCCCATTCGCCGCGCGGAGGCGATCTTCGAGCAGCCGCTCCGGCCGGGGAGGAGCTACGACGCCGAGATCCGGATCACCAAGATCGGGGAGTCTTCGTTCGAGGTGACGACGCAGTTCTTCGACATGGAGCAGGGGGAGCCGAAGCGGTGCGCCGAGACGCGGGTCACGCACGTCTTCGCCGACCTCGTTCGGGGGGCGAAGGTCCCGATCCCGTCAGACATCAAGGCCCGTATGGAGGCCCACTTCGAGCGCTAG